A portion of the Ricinus communis isolate WT05 ecotype wild-type chromosome 10, ASM1957865v1, whole genome shotgun sequence genome contains these proteins:
- the LOC8286653 gene encoding ATP synthase subunit gamma, mitochondrial — translation MAMAALRREGRRFASPLISHQPITAAVRSSLLAAAEEQAPFGVRSISTQVVRNRMKSIKNIQKITKAMKMVAASKLRAIQTRAENSRGLWQPFTALLGDAPSVDVKKNVIVTISSDKGLCGGINSTSVKTSRALHKLTSGPEKETKYVILGEKAKAQLIRDSKKDIELCITELQKNPLNYTQVSVLADDILKNVEFEALRVVFNKFQSVVSFLPTMSTVLSPEVMEREAESGGKLGDLDSYEIEGGETKGEILQNLAEFQFSCVLFNAVLENACSEQGARMSAMDSSSRNAGEMLDRLTLTYNRTRQASITTELIEIISGASALEG, via the exons ATGGCGATGGCTGCTTTGAGACGCGAAGGGAGGCGATTCGCCTCTCCTCTCATCTCTCATCAACCGATCACCGCCGCCGTCAGATCCTCTCTTCTCGCTGCTGCTGA GGAGCAGGCCCCTTTTGGTGTGCGTTCAATTTCTACTCAAGTTG TCAGAAATCGTATGAAGAGTATCAAGAATATTCAGAAAATTACCAAGGCTATGAAGATGGTTGCAGCCTCAAAGTTACGAGCAATTCAAACCAGAGCAGAAAATTCTCGTGGACTGTGGCAGCCATTTACTGCACTTCTCGGCGATGCTCCTA GTGTTGATGTTAAGAAGAATGTAATTGTTACTATTTCTTCGGACAAAGGTCTTTGTGGAGGAATTAACTCCACATCAGTCAAGACAAGCAGGGCTCTTCACAAGTTGACTTCTG GTCCtgagaaagaaacaaaatatgTCATCTTAGGAGAAAAGGCAAAAGCCCAACTGATCCGTGACTCAAAGAAAGACATTGAACTATGCATCACTGAATTGCAGAAGAATCCTTTAAATTATACCCAG GTCTCTGTTCTAGCAGATGACATCTTAAAGAATGTTGAATTTGAGGCTCTCAGGGTTGTCTTCAACAAGTTCCAGTCAGTTGTTTCATTTCTTCCAACCATGTCAACTGTATTATCTCCTGAG GTTATGGAGAGAGAAGCTGAATCTGGTGGAAAACTTGGAGATCTTGACTCTTATGAGATTGAAGGTGGTGAAACAAAGGGTGAAATTCTCCAGAATCTTGCTGAGTTCCAGTTTTCTTGT GTCCTGTTCAATGCTGTACTGGAGAATGCTTGCAGTGAACAAGGAGCAAGGATGTCTGCTATGGACAGCTCCAGCAGAAATGCTGGCGAGATGCTTGATCGCCTGACACTTACCTACAACAG AACTCGTCAAGCATCTATCACCACTGAGTTGATTGAAATTATTTCTGGAGCATCCGCACTGGagggttaa
- the LOC8286641 gene encoding respiratory burst oxidase homolog protein A isoform X3, whose amino-acid sequence MALRGRRRDCRSDITKRELQIYWQRLTDPCFDSRVKIYFDMCDRDMDGKINEIDIKQTILQSCSTNKVSLTHEQAQEYAALAIEALDTQHSGFIQPDQLITLFRQSIPTGSLAMAYKNKNNLNNQEQPTTSKTAAEIMFRTHWRQGWITLFWLVVCFSLFMWKFIQYRHRTAFQVMGYCLCTAKGAAETLKFNMALILLPVCRNTITWLRRKSGFSSFVPFNDNINFHKLIAGGIVVGVIVHGGTHLACDFPRISGSDRSIFRQTIAGRFGYHQPSYIQILATTEAATGIAMVILMAIAFLLATKWPRRQSASLPKSIRNVTGYNTFWYSHHLLILVYVLLIIHSMFLFLTDNVTEKTTWMYIALPVMLYAGERVARAVRSGFYDAKILKASIYPGKVLSLKLHKPQGFKHKSGMYVFLQCPQISPFQWHPFSLTSGPEDDHLSVHIRTLGDWSYKIYYLFQEAALSGGKEYPKIYIDGPYGASSQDHVKYDIVMLIGLGIGATPFISILKDIANDLQMANCEECNISRGPLKAYFYWVTREQSSFDWFRDVLWETSKINQKKSVVEMQYFLTNVYQEGDARSAIISAIQALHLAKKGIDIISWSQVRTQFGRPNWFSIFSKMSSKHRGERIGVFYCGPSALGNELERLCTKFSTKTETRFVFHKENY is encoded by the exons ATGGCActaagaggaagaagaagagattgcAGGAGTGATATCACAAAAAGAGAACTCCAGATTTACTGGCAACGATTGACTGACCCTTGCTTCGATTCAAGagtgaaaatatattttgacat GTGCGACAGAGACATGGATGGAAAGATTAATGAGATTGACATTAAGCAGACTATTCTGCAAAGTTGTTCAACAAATAAAGTGTCTCTAACCCACGAGCAAGCACAGGAATATGCTGCCTTAGCCATTGAAGCTCTTGACACTCAACACTCGGGCTTCATTCAG CCAGACCAACTAATAACTCTCTTCAGACAAAGCATACCAACAGGCTCATTAGCAATGGCGTATAAGAACAAAAACAATCTAAATAACCAAGAACAACCAACTACGTCGAAAACTGCAGCAGAAATAATGTTCCGAACACATTGGAGACAAGGATGGATAACGTTGTTCTGGTTGGTAGTTTGCTTTTCACTTTTCATGTGGAAGTTCATTCAATACAGACACAGAACAGCATTTCAAGTAATGGGTTATTGCCTTTGCACCGCCAAAGGAGCAGCTGAAACCTTAAAATTCAACATGGCTTTGATCCTTCTACCTGTTTGTCGGAATACTATTACATGGCTTCGGAGGAAGTCAGGTTTCAGTTCTTTTGTACCGTTCAATGATAACATCAACTTCCACaag CTAATTGCAGGAGGCATAGTGGTGGGTGTGATAGTCCATGGGGGAACTCACCTTGCTTGTGATTTCCCAAGAATTAGTGGGTCGGACCGATCAATTTTTCGGCAAACGATAGCCGGCCGATTTGGGTATCATCAGCCATCATATATCCAAATATTAGCAACGACAGAAGCTGCAACTGGAATTGCCATGGTAATACTAATGGCAATTGCATTTTTGCTTGCAACAAAATGGCCTCGTCGGCAATCAGCTTCTCTGCCTAAATCCATTAGAAATGTGACTGGATATAATACTTTCTGGTACTCACACCACTTGCTCATTCTTGTCTATGTGTTGCTCATTATTCACTCCATGTTCCTCTTCCTTACTGACAATGTCACTGAGAAAACG ACCTGGATGTACATTGCCTTGCCAGTTATGTTATATGCCGGAGAACGTGTTGCTCGAGCTGTAAGATCAGGATTTTATGATGCAAAAATTCTGAAG GCTAGTATTTATCCAGGAAAGGTTTTATCTCTGAAGTTGCACAAACCACAAGGTTTCAAGCACAAGAGTGGGATGTATGTCTTCCTACAGTGCCCTCAGATTTCTCCATTTCAATG GCACCCATTTTCATTAACTTCAGGGCCAGAGGATGATCACTTAAGTGTGCATATTAGAACTCTTGGAgattggagttacaaaatataCTATCTTTTTCAAGAG GCAGCACTATCAGGGGGCAAGGAATATCCAAAAATATACATTGATGGACCCTATGGTGCTTCTTCCCAAGATCATGTCAAGTATGATATAGTCATGCTAATTGGGCTTGGCATTGGAGCCACACCTTTCATTAGCATTCTTAAAGACATCGCAAATGATCTCCAAATG GCCAATTGTGAGGAATGCAACATTTCAAGAGGTCCTTTAAAAGCTTACTTTTATTGGGTTACAAGAGAACAAAGCTCTTTCGACTGGTTCAGGGATGTCCTGTGGGAAACATCCAAAATTAACCAAAAGAAG TCTGTCGTAGAGATGCAATACTTCTTAACCAATGTTTATCAAGAAGGGGATGCAAGATCTGCTATAATAAGTGCCATACAAGCACTGCATCTTGCTAAGAAAGGCATTGACATCATATCTTGGAGTCag GTACGCACGCAATTTGGCCGTCCGAATTGGTTCAGCATTTTCTCAAAAATGTCAAGTAAACACAGAGGAGAACGAATAG GGGTCTTCTACTGCGGTCCATCAGCACTGGGAAATGAACTGGAGAGATTGTGCACCAAATTCTCAACCAAAACAGAAACTAGATTTGTATTTCACAAGGAGAACTACTAG
- the LOC8286641 gene encoding respiratory burst oxidase homolog protein A isoform X1 — protein sequence MGLEQHSVMEDREASLAGLTTEWLRFVDIEWNDAERRFDRLASAGKGPEAVVKWSEFGCCLGIEQSPEFAKEILMALRGRRRDCRSDITKRELQIYWQRLTDPCFDSRVKIYFDMCDRDMDGKINEIDIKQTILQSCSTNKVSLTHEQAQEYAALAIEALDTQHSGFIQPDQLITLFRQSIPTGSLAMAYKNKNNLNNQEQPTTSKTAAEIMFRTHWRQGWITLFWLVVCFSLFMWKFIQYRHRTAFQVMGYCLCTAKGAAETLKFNMALILLPVCRNTITWLRRKSGFSSFVPFNDNINFHKLIAGGIVVGVIVHGGTHLACDFPRISGSDRSIFRQTIAGRFGYHQPSYIQILATTEAATGIAMVILMAIAFLLATKWPRRQSASLPKSIRNVTGYNTFWYSHHLLILVYVLLIIHSMFLFLTDNVTEKTTWMYIALPVMLYAGERVARAVRSGFYDAKILKASIYPGKVLSLKLHKPQGFKHKSGMYVFLQCPQISPFQWHPFSLTSGPEDDHLSVHIRTLGDWSYKIYYLFQEAALSGGKEYPKIYIDGPYGASSQDHVKYDIVMLIGLGIGATPFISILKDIANDLQMANCEECNISRGPLKAYFYWVTREQSSFDWFRDVLWETSKINQKKSVVEMQYFLTNVYQEGDARSAIISAIQALHLAKKGIDIISWSQVRTQFGRPNWFSIFSKMSSKHRGERIGVFYCGPSALGNELERLCTKFSTKTETRFVFHKENY from the exons ATGGGACTGGAGCAGCATTCTGTGATGGAGGATAGGGAGGCCTCGCTGGCCGGTTTGACGACTGAATGGTTGAGATTTGTTGACATTGAGTGGAATGATGCGGAAAGGCGTTTCGACCGGCTAGCTTCCGCCGGAAAAGGCCCTGAAGCGGTGGTGAAATGGTCTGAATTTGGTTGTTGTTTAG GCATCGAACAATCGCCAGAATTTGCCAAAGAGATTCTAATGGCActaagaggaagaagaagagattgcAGGAGTGATATCACAAAAAGAGAACTCCAGATTTACTGGCAACGATTGACTGACCCTTGCTTCGATTCAAGagtgaaaatatattttgacat GTGCGACAGAGACATGGATGGAAAGATTAATGAGATTGACATTAAGCAGACTATTCTGCAAAGTTGTTCAACAAATAAAGTGTCTCTAACCCACGAGCAAGCACAGGAATATGCTGCCTTAGCCATTGAAGCTCTTGACACTCAACACTCGGGCTTCATTCAG CCAGACCAACTAATAACTCTCTTCAGACAAAGCATACCAACAGGCTCATTAGCAATGGCGTATAAGAACAAAAACAATCTAAATAACCAAGAACAACCAACTACGTCGAAAACTGCAGCAGAAATAATGTTCCGAACACATTGGAGACAAGGATGGATAACGTTGTTCTGGTTGGTAGTTTGCTTTTCACTTTTCATGTGGAAGTTCATTCAATACAGACACAGAACAGCATTTCAAGTAATGGGTTATTGCCTTTGCACCGCCAAAGGAGCAGCTGAAACCTTAAAATTCAACATGGCTTTGATCCTTCTACCTGTTTGTCGGAATACTATTACATGGCTTCGGAGGAAGTCAGGTTTCAGTTCTTTTGTACCGTTCAATGATAACATCAACTTCCACaag CTAATTGCAGGAGGCATAGTGGTGGGTGTGATAGTCCATGGGGGAACTCACCTTGCTTGTGATTTCCCAAGAATTAGTGGGTCGGACCGATCAATTTTTCGGCAAACGATAGCCGGCCGATTTGGGTATCATCAGCCATCATATATCCAAATATTAGCAACGACAGAAGCTGCAACTGGAATTGCCATGGTAATACTAATGGCAATTGCATTTTTGCTTGCAACAAAATGGCCTCGTCGGCAATCAGCTTCTCTGCCTAAATCCATTAGAAATGTGACTGGATATAATACTTTCTGGTACTCACACCACTTGCTCATTCTTGTCTATGTGTTGCTCATTATTCACTCCATGTTCCTCTTCCTTACTGACAATGTCACTGAGAAAACG ACCTGGATGTACATTGCCTTGCCAGTTATGTTATATGCCGGAGAACGTGTTGCTCGAGCTGTAAGATCAGGATTTTATGATGCAAAAATTCTGAAG GCTAGTATTTATCCAGGAAAGGTTTTATCTCTGAAGTTGCACAAACCACAAGGTTTCAAGCACAAGAGTGGGATGTATGTCTTCCTACAGTGCCCTCAGATTTCTCCATTTCAATG GCACCCATTTTCATTAACTTCAGGGCCAGAGGATGATCACTTAAGTGTGCATATTAGAACTCTTGGAgattggagttacaaaatataCTATCTTTTTCAAGAG GCAGCACTATCAGGGGGCAAGGAATATCCAAAAATATACATTGATGGACCCTATGGTGCTTCTTCCCAAGATCATGTCAAGTATGATATAGTCATGCTAATTGGGCTTGGCATTGGAGCCACACCTTTCATTAGCATTCTTAAAGACATCGCAAATGATCTCCAAATG GCCAATTGTGAGGAATGCAACATTTCAAGAGGTCCTTTAAAAGCTTACTTTTATTGGGTTACAAGAGAACAAAGCTCTTTCGACTGGTTCAGGGATGTCCTGTGGGAAACATCCAAAATTAACCAAAAGAAG TCTGTCGTAGAGATGCAATACTTCTTAACCAATGTTTATCAAGAAGGGGATGCAAGATCTGCTATAATAAGTGCCATACAAGCACTGCATCTTGCTAAGAAAGGCATTGACATCATATCTTGGAGTCag GTACGCACGCAATTTGGCCGTCCGAATTGGTTCAGCATTTTCTCAAAAATGTCAAGTAAACACAGAGGAGAACGAATAG GGGTCTTCTACTGCGGTCCATCAGCACTGGGAAATGAACTGGAGAGATTGTGCACCAAATTCTCAACCAAAACAGAAACTAGATTTGTATTTCACAAGGAGAACTACTAG
- the LOC8286641 gene encoding respiratory burst oxidase homolog protein A isoform X4 — protein MGLEQHSVMEDREASLAGLTTEWLRFVDIEWNDAERRFDRLASAGKGPEAVVKWSEFGCCLGIEQSPEFAKEILMALRGRRRDCRSDITKRELQIYWQRLTDPCFDSRVKIYFDMCDRDMDGKINEIDIKQTILQSCSTNKVSLTHEQAQEYAALAIEALDTQHSGFIQPDQLITLFRQSIPTGSLAMAYKNKNNLNNQEQPTTSKTAAEIMFRTHWRQGWITLFWLVVCFSLFMWKFIQYRHRTAFQVMGYCLCTAKGAAETLKFNMALILLPVCRNTITWLRRKSGFSSFVPFNDNINFHKLIAGGIVVGVIVHGGTHLACDFPRISGSDRSIFRQTIAGRFGYHQPSYIQILATTEAATGIAMVILMAIAFLLATKWPRRQSASLPKSIRNVTGYNTFWYSHHLLILVYVLLIIHSMFLFLTDNVTEKTTWMYIALPVMLYAGERVARAVRSGFYDAKILKASIYPGKVLSLKLHKPQGFKHKSGMYVFLQCPQISPFQWHPFSLTSGPEDDHLSVHIRTLGDWSYKIYYLFQEAALSGGKEYPKIYIDGPYGASSQDHVKYDIVMLIGLGIGATPFISILKDIANDLQMLL, from the exons ATGGGACTGGAGCAGCATTCTGTGATGGAGGATAGGGAGGCCTCGCTGGCCGGTTTGACGACTGAATGGTTGAGATTTGTTGACATTGAGTGGAATGATGCGGAAAGGCGTTTCGACCGGCTAGCTTCCGCCGGAAAAGGCCCTGAAGCGGTGGTGAAATGGTCTGAATTTGGTTGTTGTTTAG GCATCGAACAATCGCCAGAATTTGCCAAAGAGATTCTAATGGCActaagaggaagaagaagagattgcAGGAGTGATATCACAAAAAGAGAACTCCAGATTTACTGGCAACGATTGACTGACCCTTGCTTCGATTCAAGagtgaaaatatattttgacat GTGCGACAGAGACATGGATGGAAAGATTAATGAGATTGACATTAAGCAGACTATTCTGCAAAGTTGTTCAACAAATAAAGTGTCTCTAACCCACGAGCAAGCACAGGAATATGCTGCCTTAGCCATTGAAGCTCTTGACACTCAACACTCGGGCTTCATTCAG CCAGACCAACTAATAACTCTCTTCAGACAAAGCATACCAACAGGCTCATTAGCAATGGCGTATAAGAACAAAAACAATCTAAATAACCAAGAACAACCAACTACGTCGAAAACTGCAGCAGAAATAATGTTCCGAACACATTGGAGACAAGGATGGATAACGTTGTTCTGGTTGGTAGTTTGCTTTTCACTTTTCATGTGGAAGTTCATTCAATACAGACACAGAACAGCATTTCAAGTAATGGGTTATTGCCTTTGCACCGCCAAAGGAGCAGCTGAAACCTTAAAATTCAACATGGCTTTGATCCTTCTACCTGTTTGTCGGAATACTATTACATGGCTTCGGAGGAAGTCAGGTTTCAGTTCTTTTGTACCGTTCAATGATAACATCAACTTCCACaag CTAATTGCAGGAGGCATAGTGGTGGGTGTGATAGTCCATGGGGGAACTCACCTTGCTTGTGATTTCCCAAGAATTAGTGGGTCGGACCGATCAATTTTTCGGCAAACGATAGCCGGCCGATTTGGGTATCATCAGCCATCATATATCCAAATATTAGCAACGACAGAAGCTGCAACTGGAATTGCCATGGTAATACTAATGGCAATTGCATTTTTGCTTGCAACAAAATGGCCTCGTCGGCAATCAGCTTCTCTGCCTAAATCCATTAGAAATGTGACTGGATATAATACTTTCTGGTACTCACACCACTTGCTCATTCTTGTCTATGTGTTGCTCATTATTCACTCCATGTTCCTCTTCCTTACTGACAATGTCACTGAGAAAACG ACCTGGATGTACATTGCCTTGCCAGTTATGTTATATGCCGGAGAACGTGTTGCTCGAGCTGTAAGATCAGGATTTTATGATGCAAAAATTCTGAAG GCTAGTATTTATCCAGGAAAGGTTTTATCTCTGAAGTTGCACAAACCACAAGGTTTCAAGCACAAGAGTGGGATGTATGTCTTCCTACAGTGCCCTCAGATTTCTCCATTTCAATG GCACCCATTTTCATTAACTTCAGGGCCAGAGGATGATCACTTAAGTGTGCATATTAGAACTCTTGGAgattggagttacaaaatataCTATCTTTTTCAAGAG GCAGCACTATCAGGGGGCAAGGAATATCCAAAAATATACATTGATGGACCCTATGGTGCTTCTTCCCAAGATCATGTCAAGTATGATATAGTCATGCTAATTGGGCTTGGCATTGGAGCCACACCTTTCATTAGCATTCTTAAAGACATCGCAAATGATCTCCAAATG TTGCTATAG
- the LOC8286641 gene encoding respiratory burst oxidase homolog protein A isoform X2: MGLEQHSVMEDREASLAGLTTEWLRFVDIEWNDAERRFDRLASAGKGPEAVVKWSEFGCCLGIEQSPEFAKEILMALRGRRRDCRSDITKRELQIYWQRLTDPCFDSRVKIYFDMCDRDMDGKINEIDIKQTILQSCSTNKVSLTHEQAQEYAALAIEALDTQHSGFIQPDQLITLFRQSIPTGSLAMAYKNKNNLNNQEQPTTSKTAAEIMFRTHWRQGWITLFWLVVCFSLFMWKFIQYRHRTAFQVMGYCLCTAKGAAETLKFNMALILLPVCRNTITWLRRKSGFSSFVPFNDNINFHKLIAGGIVVGVIVHGGTHLACDFPRISGSDRSIFRQTIAGRFGYHQPSYIQILATTEAATGIAMVILMAIAFLLATKWPRRQSASLPKSIRNVTGYNTFWYSHHLLILVYVLLIIHSMFLFLTDNVTEKTTWMYIALPVMLYAGERVARAVRSGFYDAKILKASIYPGKVLSLKLHKPQGFKHKSGMYVFLQCPQISPFQWHPFSLTSGPEDDHLSVHIRTLGDWSYKIYYLFQEAALSGGKEYPKIYIDGPYGASSQDHVKYDIVMLIGLGIGATPFISILKDIANDLQMANCEECNISRGPLKAYFYWVTREQSSFDWFRDVLWETSKINQKKSVVEMQYFLTNVYQEGDARSAIISAIQALHLAKKGIDIISWSQVRTQFGRPNWFSIFSKMSSKHRGERIVF; this comes from the exons ATGGGACTGGAGCAGCATTCTGTGATGGAGGATAGGGAGGCCTCGCTGGCCGGTTTGACGACTGAATGGTTGAGATTTGTTGACATTGAGTGGAATGATGCGGAAAGGCGTTTCGACCGGCTAGCTTCCGCCGGAAAAGGCCCTGAAGCGGTGGTGAAATGGTCTGAATTTGGTTGTTGTTTAG GCATCGAACAATCGCCAGAATTTGCCAAAGAGATTCTAATGGCActaagaggaagaagaagagattgcAGGAGTGATATCACAAAAAGAGAACTCCAGATTTACTGGCAACGATTGACTGACCCTTGCTTCGATTCAAGagtgaaaatatattttgacat GTGCGACAGAGACATGGATGGAAAGATTAATGAGATTGACATTAAGCAGACTATTCTGCAAAGTTGTTCAACAAATAAAGTGTCTCTAACCCACGAGCAAGCACAGGAATATGCTGCCTTAGCCATTGAAGCTCTTGACACTCAACACTCGGGCTTCATTCAG CCAGACCAACTAATAACTCTCTTCAGACAAAGCATACCAACAGGCTCATTAGCAATGGCGTATAAGAACAAAAACAATCTAAATAACCAAGAACAACCAACTACGTCGAAAACTGCAGCAGAAATAATGTTCCGAACACATTGGAGACAAGGATGGATAACGTTGTTCTGGTTGGTAGTTTGCTTTTCACTTTTCATGTGGAAGTTCATTCAATACAGACACAGAACAGCATTTCAAGTAATGGGTTATTGCCTTTGCACCGCCAAAGGAGCAGCTGAAACCTTAAAATTCAACATGGCTTTGATCCTTCTACCTGTTTGTCGGAATACTATTACATGGCTTCGGAGGAAGTCAGGTTTCAGTTCTTTTGTACCGTTCAATGATAACATCAACTTCCACaag CTAATTGCAGGAGGCATAGTGGTGGGTGTGATAGTCCATGGGGGAACTCACCTTGCTTGTGATTTCCCAAGAATTAGTGGGTCGGACCGATCAATTTTTCGGCAAACGATAGCCGGCCGATTTGGGTATCATCAGCCATCATATATCCAAATATTAGCAACGACAGAAGCTGCAACTGGAATTGCCATGGTAATACTAATGGCAATTGCATTTTTGCTTGCAACAAAATGGCCTCGTCGGCAATCAGCTTCTCTGCCTAAATCCATTAGAAATGTGACTGGATATAATACTTTCTGGTACTCACACCACTTGCTCATTCTTGTCTATGTGTTGCTCATTATTCACTCCATGTTCCTCTTCCTTACTGACAATGTCACTGAGAAAACG ACCTGGATGTACATTGCCTTGCCAGTTATGTTATATGCCGGAGAACGTGTTGCTCGAGCTGTAAGATCAGGATTTTATGATGCAAAAATTCTGAAG GCTAGTATTTATCCAGGAAAGGTTTTATCTCTGAAGTTGCACAAACCACAAGGTTTCAAGCACAAGAGTGGGATGTATGTCTTCCTACAGTGCCCTCAGATTTCTCCATTTCAATG GCACCCATTTTCATTAACTTCAGGGCCAGAGGATGATCACTTAAGTGTGCATATTAGAACTCTTGGAgattggagttacaaaatataCTATCTTTTTCAAGAG GCAGCACTATCAGGGGGCAAGGAATATCCAAAAATATACATTGATGGACCCTATGGTGCTTCTTCCCAAGATCATGTCAAGTATGATATAGTCATGCTAATTGGGCTTGGCATTGGAGCCACACCTTTCATTAGCATTCTTAAAGACATCGCAAATGATCTCCAAATG GCCAATTGTGAGGAATGCAACATTTCAAGAGGTCCTTTAAAAGCTTACTTTTATTGGGTTACAAGAGAACAAAGCTCTTTCGACTGGTTCAGGGATGTCCTGTGGGAAACATCCAAAATTAACCAAAAGAAG TCTGTCGTAGAGATGCAATACTTCTTAACCAATGTTTATCAAGAAGGGGATGCAAGATCTGCTATAATAAGTGCCATACAAGCACTGCATCTTGCTAAGAAAGGCATTGACATCATATCTTGGAGTCag GTACGCACGCAATTTGGCCGTCCGAATTGGTTCAGCATTTTCTCAAAAATGTCAAGTAAACACAGAGGAGAACGAATAG TTTTTTGA